NNNNNNNNNNNNNNNNNNNNNNNNNNNNNNNNNNNNNNNNNNNNNNNNNNNNNNNNNNNNNNNNNNNNNNNNNNNNNNNNNNNNNNNNNNNNNNNNNNNNNNNNNNNNNNNNNNNNNNNNATTAAAGCTAGGTTCTtagtgattttttctctctccggatTAACTGCAAGTCTTAACACTGCAGATTGCCTTggcttatataaaataaagttgtCTGAtatcaaaaactttaaaaaatgagtaaaatatGTTTGTTACTACAGAttgcaaacaaataataataaataatgatagaaatggtcGATTTCGGAATTGAGAGATACAGTTTGAATAACTTAGCTATACATTTTCTCTCTATCAAGTTCTGTGTAATAGAAAACAGAGGAGATCGAATCAGGGTCTGTTTCTACAGTGAGTGGCACAAGTCCTCGAAATTAATGAGAAATGTTGAACCAAGATAAGCTAGAGAATGCCAATAGCGTGGAAACAAGGCCAATGAGTAATTTTCGCTAATTCTTCCAGGCGAAGCTTCGAAGCAGTTCGCCATACTATGCTTGTTGTGCTCGAATTACTCCCTGAAGTTGAATCCTTTCCTAAATCTGATATCAGTATAGAGTCTAAGAAGTATGATGATTAGGAAAGATTAGTGAAGTGATGGTCATTGCAAAGCAAACAGGAAAATGACACAAATCATGTTTATTTCAACATTCAACAGGGCAAGAGTTATGTTTTTGTCTGTTCTACACTCAGTAGAAACAGGTATTCCGCTGTTAATCATACAGGAAAAAACATGAATTTTCAAGTAATTAACATGCTGAGTGAGAAGAAGTACTGTAATTCTCCGAAAAATTTGAGAGATTTTCCTGATAATGATGGATTTTTTAATTGTTGGTGTCTCAACCGATGAAACCTGGTTTGTCGAAGGGAATGAACCGCACAATGGCTTTGGATGTGAAGCAGAAGCATATTGGNNNNNNNNNNNNNNNNNNNNNNNNNNNNNNNNNNNNNNNNNNNNNNNGGAGTACGaaagaatagacagagagaaaaaaaaaatgcgaaattcGATAAGGAAACCGAGACTCTGAAGAAGAACTAATGAGCCTAAATTACAGTTATGATGGGAACGCAATAAGTAAATAGAGGATGCAGTCAGGagacaagaaataaaatatagtagGCAGAATTCATAGGGGAAGAGGCCTCTTCTGCCTTTGATGTTGTAACCTATCCATTTcaagaaagaaaattttgttatgtttgtttgcNNNNNNNNNNNNNNNNNNNNNNNNNNNNNNNNNNNNNNNNNNNNNNNNNNNNNNNNNNNNNNNNNNNNNNNCTGTTTAAAGCAGGAATTGTATAGGCTCAAATGTATAATTCTCCAGAAATATAGCATCTATGGTAGTAACAGTCACGGTCAGGCACAAAGCCCAGGGCCAAGCAAGTCCTACAAACACTGGGCATTCCGCCAAATGAAATAAACATGATCTTGCAGCCTGGCGTTAACGAGACCGACGTCGGTACGAAACTCCGCAGATAATATCTCGATCAGCCACTCATGGGTGGTAAGAAGAGGCGTGGCAGGGGGCGTGGCCaaggggaggagcgagaggatcAAATGGCTCTGGGAAGCGGATGCCACCGAGGTTATGATCGCCGCTGGACACACCCATGGCTGCAGGATGACGGGAGGAATCTACACTCTGAACACGAAGAAGCCCTTGCGCCCTGAACACTTGGAGAAAGCGCTGGTCCACTTGCAGAGGTGAAAATTTCATTTTGCAGGTTACTCCCTTTTCCGGCAATTTTGTgcgtttctgtgtctctttcctcTGTTATATTAACTATGTTCGTCTTGCAGGTCTTCACTTTTCTTCATCCTTGGTTTGTGGCTCTGTATTCTGCTTAACCcgttcatcttccttctccatcttcttttgtttctcgaTTTATACGCCACGCTACATTAAAAGTCacattaaagtaaagaaaaatataatcatgTCTGGCATGAAAATGGGATAAAGTGTCATGAAAACTTCCCCTGATTACTTTTCTGTCAACTTTGGTANNNNNNNNNNNNNNNNNNNNNNNNATTTCCAGACAAGCGCAAGCACTTCGcggtgtaataaaagaaaaagacgggAAATACTGGATTTGTGAAAGTGACCAAGAGCAAATAAACTTCAAGGTAAACTGCCCTTATTCTTTTCTACACTTTCTGCACCATTACTGATAAACCGTTACATTCGCCACGAGTATTAAGAATAAATCAATTCACTGCTACAACAGGTGTTGAAGGGAGGCAACATCTCGGAGGAGATGTGGCGCTTCACCAACACGCCCATCGGGTACGACCAGGCCCCCCTGTGGCGCGCCGTCTTCCTGCCTGACGCCGACAACATCAGCGTTGCCAAGCCTGCCCACCTGAAGGAGGTCCGAGAACAGTTCCCTCATCAGAGCTACCTCGTCATGCCCGTCCACCACTCCTTCATCGGCGGTCCAACGATGGCTTTGATCGTCCAGAGGCTCGTGGAGCTCCTGAATGACGTGATCGCAGGCCGCCCCATCGACGACTCGCGGCAGATCGGAGAGCTGGTGCCGTCGACGGAGATCGACGCGGCGAAGCGCAGGATCCGGGAGGAGTTGGAGAGGGAGCCGGCACGTCTGGAGGCCACGAGGGAGGAGATGGTGGCCTGCGACTCCGAGCCGATCCTACTGAAGGCGTTTCCGAGGCCTGGGGGCGTCCCCTCCTCCGGCCACGTCCTCAGGGACGTTAGCCCGGCACTCCTTCAGAAGTTCACTGCCAAATGCAAGTCCGAGGGCGTGACGTTCAACAGCGGCCTGCAGGCGGCCATCAACACGGCTCTGGTGGAGACTGTGACAGAGGCCGGCCTGCAGCAGGACGCCTTCAGCCTCAGCATCAACCTCGCCACCGACGTCCGCCGCTACATGAGCAGGAACCCCCTGGAGGTGCTTGGCCTGCACGTGCGCCCTACTGTACACCGCGTGATCACACCTGCACGTGTGCGCGACCACTTCTGGCACTATTGCAGGGACTTGCACGGGTCCCTGGCGGGTCTGATCCGCTCCGGCCTGGTGCTACAGCAGGAGGTGGTGCGTGAGATCACACAGCCGCCCATTGACCCGCATCGCTACTTTGCAACGCCCCCGCCTGTGCTCAGAGACTACGGGCTCACCAACCTAGGCGATCTTACCTCGCTGCTCAGGGGAGAGGGCGAACACCTCCAACTGACGGACATCCTCATGGCTTCAGCTGTGCACCGCTTCCTATACATGATGCTTCATCAGATCTACACATTTCGCGGTCGCTGTCCGTACTCCGTCAGTTATGACACGTCCTACATGAGTCACGACACAGCCAACTTGATTGCAGACAAAGTGCTAGCAACAATTGCGGACGTTTGCAAATAaccattcatttctctctcttttctattcactGTTCTTTTAATTTGAACAGTGTAGAATTTTCTTTGACGAACGGTAAGTTATAAATAGCAACCGTGATTTACATTCCCTATAGTTCATGAATTTATCATTGAATGCAacattttcatcatgattatgtTCTAGAATTCTTTCATAAGCAAGACATAcgtttcaaaaacaaaaacgtaCAAGCAAGATAAATGCAACTTTCCTTCAGGTAAAGGTATTTGCAGTTGCTGTGATTATTAGTAAATAGCTAATAttattcatcctctctcttccttatccctccctcctctctttcctcattgaTTCTTGCAAAGTAATGATTCGACAGTGTCATCTCCCAACCTTTGTAAGAGAGCAGTCGTTGGATCCAGTTACCAGTAGAATCAAGGTACTTCGAGGCACCACCACTTTCCTTAGATCAGTGGTTCTCACCCTCTTTACTACCANNNNNNNNNNNNNNNNNNNNNNNNNNNNNNNNNNNNNNNNNNNNNNNNNNNNNNNNNNNNNNNNNNNNNNNNNNNNNNNNNNNNNNNNNNNNNNNNNNNNNNNNNNNNNNNNNNNNNNNNNNNNNNNNNNNNNNNNNNNNNNNNNNNNNNNNNNNNNNNNNNNNNNNNNNNNNNNNNNNNNNNNNNNNNNNNNNNNNNNNNNNNNNNNNNNNNNNTTTAGCCTTTTGTATCCAAATACGAAATGAACGTTCCCCAGGTGCATTCTGATGGCTGGTTATGGTATAGAAGAAAGGATTATNNNNNNNNNNNNNNNNNNNNNNNNNNNNNNNNNNNNNNNNNNNNNNNNNNNNNNNNNNNNNNNNNNNNNNNNNNNNNNNNNNNNNNNNNNNNNNNNNNNNNNNNNNNNNNNNNNNNNNNNNNNNNNNNNNNNNNNNNNNNNNNNNNNNNNNNNNNNNNNNNNNNNNNNNNNNNNNNNNNNNNNNNNNNNNNNNNNNNNNNNNNNNNNNNNNNNNNNNNNNNNNNNNNNNNNNNNNNNNNNNNNNNNNNNNNNNNNNNNNNNNNNNNNNNNNNNNNNNNNNNNNNNNNNNNNNNNNNNNNNNNNNNNNNNNNNNNNNNNNNNNNNNNNNNNNNNNNNNNNNNNNNNNNNNNNNNNNNNNNNNNNNNNNNNNNNNNNNNNNNNNNNNNNNNNNNNNNNNNNNNNNNNNNNNNNNNNNNNNNNNNNNNNNNNNNNNNNNNNNNNNNNNNNNNNNNNNNNNNNNNNNNNNNNNNNNNNNNNNNNNNNNNNNNNNNNNNNNNNNNNNNNNNNNCGTTGTCGTGAGCAACAACCGTGATTTATCAGTTTCCggatgattaaaaaagaaaaaaaaagtattgaaacaGTTTCGGTGTAATAAAATGTTTTACACGGCATAGAATTTCtgcttttatttgtcattttaaccgtgtatttattgattttctataTGACTGCAATAAAGTTGAACTGTTTTGCGATTCCATTTTTTACTTCCAACACTTTATTTAAATTATCTCAAGAATAGATTAATCTGTTATCATTCTCACGCTATGTTCTTTGAAAATTGCCATCCCATTCCTATTACAAAgcgttataatatatcataaataNNNNNNNNNNNNNNNNNNNNNNNNNNNNNNNNNNNNNNNNNNNNNNNNNNNNNNNNNNNNNNNNNNNNNNNNNNNNNNNNNNNNNNCGTACTTGTTGCTATTCTAACAAACAATTAGCATAACAAAGAATAGAACTGATACTAACTTTCTTCTAGCCATTcgcgaaaagtaaaaaaaataattaacgcaatatggttttatatataaagaagtatCCCCTAAAATCATGAAGTTTTCTTTGGTGATCATGTATTTAACAAGGCGCAGTAACGTGCGGGTAACAGTAACAGATGTCTACGTTTTTTCGTTGAAGTTAACATATTCATACTAATTAGTTTGTTATGATGAAGTTAATAAGCATTAATGAGGGCTTNNNNNNNNNNNNNNNNNNNNNNNNNNNNNNNNNNNNNNNNNNNNNNNNNNNNNNNNNNNNNNNNNNNNNNNNNNNNNNNNNNNNNNNNNNNNNNNNNNNNNNNNNNNNNNNNNNNNNNNNNNNNNNNNNNNNNNNNNNNNNNNNNNNNNNNNNNNNNNNNNNNNNNNNNNNNNNNNNNNNNNNNNNNNNNNNNNNNNNNNNNNNNNNNNNNNNNNNNNNNNNNNNNNNNNNNNNNNNNNNNNNNNNNNNNNNNNNNNNNNNNNNNNNNNNNNNNNNNNNNNNNNNNNNNNNNNNNNNNNNNNNNNNNNNNNNNNNNNNNNNNNNNNNNNNNNNNNNNNNNNNNNNNNNNNNNNNNNNNNNNNNNNNNNNNNNNNNNNNNNNNNNNNNNNNNNNNNNNNNNNNNNNNNNNNNNNNNNNNNNNNNNNNNNNNNNNNNNNNNNNNNNNNNNNNNNNNNNNNNNNNNNNNNNNNNNNNNNNNNNNNNNNNNNNNNNNNNNNNNNNNNNNNNNNNNNNNNNNNNNNNNNNNNNNNNNNNNNNNNNNNNNNNNNNNNNNNNNNNNNNNNNNNNNNNNNNNNNNNNNNNNNNNNNNNNNNNNNNNNNNNNNNNNNNNNNNNNNNNNNNNNNNNNNNNNNNNNNNNNNNNNNNNNNNNNNNNNNNNNNNNNNNNNNNNNNNNNNNNNNNNNNNNNNNNNNNNNNNNNNNNNNNNNNNNNNNNNNNNNNNNNNNNNNNNNNNNNNNNNNNNNNNNNNNNNNNNNNNNNNNNNNNNNNNNNNNNNNNNNNNNNNNNNNNNNNNNNNNNNNNNNNNNNNNNNNNNNNNNNNNNNNNNNNNNNNNNNNNNNNNNNNNNNNNNNNNNNNNNNNNNNNNNNNNNNNNNNNNNNNNNNNNNNNNNNNNNNNNNNNNNNNNNNNNNNNNNNNNNNNNNNNNNNNNNNNNNNNNNNNNNNNNNNNNNNNNNNNNNNNNNNNNNNNNNNNNNNNNNNNNNNNNNNNNNNNNNNNNNNNNNNNNNNNNNNNNNNNNNNNNNNCGGTTTCTTCCCCTAGATTTGCCCCTAAGGCCTGGTGGTCGGAGAATTGCCATCAAATAAACgatattctttttacttttaaatctcTAGCCATTCCTGCCGTCGCCTTGGTTCATTGCAGTCTTTGCTTAGCTCGCAGTTTCAAATTTATTACGTGTTTCAATGATGCTATTTATGGATAATTTTTTCTGCTGGgttatgtatttctatttttgcgTCTCCTTCGTCGNNNNNNNNNNNNNNNNNNNNNNNNNNNNNNNNNNNCGAGGCATTTTGGTTGgtgaattaagattttttttttctaagaccaGACNNNNNNNNNNNNNNNNNNNNNNNNNCATTACTAACATTGTTTTCTACTTAGTTCCCTTCTANNNNNNNNNNNNNNNNNNNNNNNNNNNNNNNNNNNNNNNNNNNNNNNNatctatctatctatcagtccttTTACGAGTATCTTTCTATAAACAAGTTTTCTCCCTNNNNNNNNNNNNNNNNNNNNNNNNNNNNNNNNNNNNNNNNNNNNNNNNNNNNNGTgtctattaatcttttttttttacgagtaacTTTCTATAAAAAGTTTTCTCCTTTATACTTTTGCTAGTAAACCATTTTCTTGATGATTAATTGAGTCAGTTACTCAGTGTTGCAAGAATGGATAAAACGCATAAAAACGGCCCCAAGGTGAAGGCAGTCTTGTATAATATATCACTGTTGATCAACCGAAAGCAAGCTGTCTTGGATGAACTTGCTCGCTAAAATGCTGAGTTCATTTTCCTCTTAACTGANNNNNNNNNNNNNNNNNNNNNNNNNNNNNNNNNNNNNNNNNNNNNNNNNNNNNNNNNNNATTTCCTTTCTTNNNNNNNNNNNNNNNNNNNNNNNNNNNNNNNNNNNNNNNNNNNNNNNNNNNNNNNNNNNNNNNNNNNNNNNNNNNNNNNNNNNNNNNNNNNNNNNNNNNNNNNNNNNNNNNNNNNNNNNNNNNNNNNNNNNNNNNNNNNNNNNNNNNNNNNNNNNNNNNCTATTTTGTTTACACTCCCGTCATAGGGCAGTTTTACTACAGTAAACAttttgtgtgtctatttgtcaGTTTACTTGCTTATACGAAAATGTCTGcgtgtgtaaatgcacacacgAACGTAAAAACAACCCATTACGGCACCAAAGAACAGTTTAtgaaaagaaaatctgaaaaaaaagttcGAAGGCCGATACGAATTGCAATTTGCAATCGCCTTGACCTGTCGGCTTGCAACATGGGGATGCCGGGGAATCAGGGAGCCATGCCGATCCCTGACCTATTGAACTGGGGAAACTTTTGCNNNNNNNNNNNNNNNNNNNNNNNNNNNNNNNNNNNTGGCAGNNNNNNNNNNNNNNNNNNNNNNNNNNNNNNNNNNNNNNNNNNNNNNNNNNNNNNNNNNNNNNNNNNNNNNNNNNNNNNNNNNNNNNNTAATGGGGNNNNNNNNNNNNNNNNNNNNNNNNNNNNNNNNNNNNNNNNNNNNNNNNNNNNNNNNNNNNNNNNNNNNNNNNNNNNNNNNNNNNNNNNNNNNNNNNNNNNNNNNNNNNNNNNNNNNNNNNNNNNNNNNNNNNNNNNNNNNNNNNNNNNNNNNNNNNNNNNNNNNNNNNNNNNNNNNNNNNNNNNNNNNNNNNNNNNNNNNNNNNNNNNNNNNNNNNNNNNNNNNNNNNNNNNNNNNNNNNNNNNNNNNNNNNNNNNNNNNNNNNNNNNNNNNNNNNNNNNNNNTTTCGGAGAGGAAGAAAACTGAGGTATTTTGGAGGAAGCTCAAAATGATNNNNNNNNNNNNNNNNNNNNNNNNNNNNNNNNNNNNNNNNNNNNCCTGACTCCCAAACGAAAATCGTAACCTAACCCAGATCACGAAACAGACGCGCCCACAACGACATAATGACTATAAAAAGGTCATCTTAACCTTCACAAACACTACTACTTCCGAGTAATTACGTCACAGTGACGTCATAGTCGCGAACGCTTCTTGACCAGCAAGGTCGCGTAGTGAAAGCGCTTTGGAACTTCGCGCGAGGCTATTTTCGCGTTTCGTTTCGAATTCATTGTGTTATGTCATTCCAGGATTTATCATCTCTTTACTAAATAATATCGAAGGGTAAAATATATCATCGATATAAAAGGTGCAAAAAAGATCTAATCCTCcacgaagggaaagagagagaatttgaatCTATTTTTAGCGAGGTTTAAATTTGAGCGCGCGCCAATTATTGCACTGGGAGGACTAGAATTTCCTTATATCAAGGATATTTGTACAGGGTTTCCAGTCCTCGTCGGGTTTTTGGCGTGTGAGCACGGAATTTCCAGGCTTAGaggtggattaaaaaaaagatctGTAGTGAAATAGTGACCCCGTGAAGAGGCGGGAGGGAAATTTCACACCATCGCAGCAAAGTGAAGAGTGGAAAGcgcaattgagagagagaaaaaaaaggtaaatttaccATACNNNNNNNNNNNNNNNNNNNNNNNNNNNNNNNNNNNNNNNNNNNNNNNNNNNNNNN
Above is a window of Penaeus monodon isolate SGIC_2016 chromosome 34, NSTDA_Pmon_1, whole genome shotgun sequence DNA encoding:
- the LOC119594663 gene encoding uncharacterized protein LOC119594663, coding for MATVRSFLTCRYLSLALTRPTSVRNSADNISISHSWVVRRGVAGGVAKGRSERIKWLWEADATEVMIAAGHTHGCRMTGGIYTLNTKKPLRPEHLEKALVHLQRQAQALRGVIKEKDGKYWICESDQEQINFKVLKGGNISEEMWRFTNTPIGYDQAPLWRAVFLPDADNISVAKPAHLKEVREQFPHQSYLVMPVHHSFIGGPTMALIVQRLVELLNDVIAGRPIDDSRQIGELVPSTEIDAAKRRIREELEREPARLEATREEMVACDSEPILLKAFPRPGGVPSSGHVLRDVSPALLQKFTAKCKSEGVTFNSGLQAAINTALVETVTEAGLQQDAFSLSINLATDVRRYMSRNPLEVLGLHVRPTVHRVITPARVRDHFWHYCRDLHGSLAGLIRSGLVLQQEVVREITQPPIDPHRYFATPPPVLRDYGLTNLGDLTSLLRGEGEHLQLTDILMASAVHRFLYMMLHQIYTFRGRCPYSVSYDTSYMSHDTANLIADKVLATIADVCK